In the genome of Halobacterium noricense, one region contains:
- a CDS encoding TorD/DmsD family molecular chaperone, translated as MSLDQQALYDARLELVDYLVDALYDTPEAAFVERLLDGGLDTPADSINDDLDAGFEYLHEFVEENEGRDVEAVVDDLAKEFTRVFVGPRPPVQPHETYYREDTDFLSSGLAEVDASYGAAGWKVPESISEEADYVGVELLFLRNLLRRQQAGEEEAVGFERVFLDEHLSTWLDAYLDDVVEATDEPFYLAAVHVLRGFVAFERDLVA; from the coding sequence ATGAGCTTGGACCAGCAGGCACTCTACGACGCACGACTCGAACTCGTCGACTACCTCGTCGACGCACTCTACGACACCCCCGAGGCGGCGTTCGTCGAACGACTCCTCGACGGCGGCCTCGACACGCCCGCCGACTCCATCAACGACGACCTCGATGCGGGCTTCGAGTACCTCCACGAGTTCGTCGAGGAGAACGAGGGCCGCGACGTCGAGGCGGTCGTCGACGACCTCGCCAAGGAGTTCACGCGGGTGTTCGTCGGGCCGCGGCCGCCCGTCCAACCCCACGAGACGTACTACCGCGAGGACACCGACTTCCTCTCGTCGGGGCTGGCGGAAGTCGACGCCAGCTACGGTGCCGCCGGCTGGAAGGTGCCGGAGTCGATTAGCGAGGAAGCCGACTACGTCGGCGTCGAACTGTTGTTCCTCCGGAACCTGCTGCGCCGCCAGCAGGCCGGCGAGGAGGAAGCCGTCGGCTTCGAGCGCGTGTTTCTCGACGAACACCTCTCGACGTGGCTGGACGCCTACCTCGACGACGTCGTCGAAGCCACCGACGAGCCGTTCTACCTCGCCGCGGTCCACGTGCTCCGCGGGTTCGTGGCGTTCGAACGCGACCTCGTCGCGTAG